A genome region from Colwellia sp. Arc7-D includes the following:
- a CDS encoding mannitol dehydrogenase family protein produces MTLALNQLNLSQVASNKEISVPQYDRESTEIGIVHLGPGAFHRAHQAFYTENAMNLSGGNWGICGVSLRSATARDVLAKQDNLYTLAILDKNISYQVIGAIKEVLVASEQTNDVITRMSAASTKLITLTITEKGYCLAADGSLDLDHSDIKHDLANPSAPVSAIGFIVEALKLRKLNSINAFNVLSCDNVSGNGDKLRRAVLDYAEQFDADLKDWIDTNVAFPNAMVDSITPKTENYTVESVSKAVGLQDNWPIQREEFTQWVIDNNWQGERPNWEDVGVIFTDDVEGFEKAKLRLLNCLHSTLAYAGSLAGFETVFDVTSDKGFYQFISKLASEEIIGSFKPPKELNVEIYSHDIIQRFLNPNIRHLLAQIAFDGSQKIQMRILPTIEDNLLLGRSTTLLSLSLACWFEFICQALKSGNEIIDPIASTFTQMPHLLSNDVMEVVESFLSIESIFGQTFKDNTQLKVQLADSLSALRIGDIKNISNIVDKLSA; encoded by the coding sequence ATGACCTTAGCGCTAAATCAATTAAATTTATCTCAAGTCGCCAGTAATAAAGAAATTTCTGTCCCTCAATACGATAGAGAAAGCACTGAAATTGGTATTGTTCATCTAGGTCCTGGGGCTTTTCACCGTGCACATCAAGCGTTTTATACTGAAAACGCAATGAATTTATCTGGCGGGAACTGGGGTATTTGTGGGGTATCGCTTCGCAGTGCAACCGCACGAGACGTTTTAGCAAAACAAGATAATTTATACACCTTAGCAATTTTAGATAAAAATATTAGTTATCAAGTCATCGGCGCCATCAAAGAAGTACTTGTTGCTAGCGAGCAAACAAACGACGTAATTACGCGTATGTCTGCAGCGAGTACAAAACTTATTACCTTAACGATTACAGAAAAAGGTTATTGCTTAGCTGCAGACGGTTCTTTAGATTTAGACCATAGCGATATTAAACATGACCTAGCAAACCCAAGCGCCCCAGTGAGTGCTATCGGCTTTATTGTTGAAGCTCTAAAACTTCGTAAACTTAATAGCATTAATGCCTTCAATGTTCTCAGTTGTGATAACGTTTCTGGTAATGGTGACAAATTACGACGTGCTGTTTTAGATTACGCTGAACAATTTGATGCAGACCTTAAAGACTGGATAGATACTAATGTTGCCTTTCCAAATGCCATGGTTGATAGCATAACGCCGAAAACTGAAAACTACACTGTTGAGTCAGTTTCTAAGGCCGTCGGCTTACAAGACAATTGGCCAATTCAAAGAGAAGAGTTTACCCAATGGGTTATTGATAATAACTGGCAAGGCGAACGACCAAATTGGGAAGATGTTGGTGTTATATTCACCGACGATGTTGAAGGCTTTGAGAAAGCAAAGTTAAGATTACTGAACTGTTTACATTCAACTTTAGCTTACGCGGGTTCTTTAGCAGGCTTTGAAACTGTATTTGACGTAACTAGTGATAAAGGCTTTTATCAGTTTATTAGCAAACTTGCCTCAGAAGAAATTATTGGTTCTTTTAAACCTCCCAAAGAATTAAATGTCGAGATTTATAGCCACGATATTATTCAGCGTTTCTTAAACCCTAATATTCGCCACTTATTAGCACAAATAGCCTTCGACGGTTCGCAAAAAATACAAATGAGAATATTACCAACCATCGAAGATAACTTACTCCTAGGTCGTTCAACAACGTTACTTTCTTTGTCATTAGCTTGCTGGTTCGAATTTATTTGCCAAGCTTTAAAGTCAGGTAACGAAATAATAGACCCAATCGCGAGTACATTTACTCAAATGCCTCACTTACTCAGTAATGACGTAATGGAAGTTGTTGAATCTTTTTTAAGTATTGAGTCAATTTTTGGTCAAACATTCAAAGATAACACACAACTCAAAGTCCAATTAGCTGACAGTTTATCAGCGTTACGCATTGGCGATATCAAAAACATTAGCAACATTGTAGATAAATTGTCTGCTTAA
- a CDS encoding heparinase II/III family protein: protein MKLLNQTSFTLPFTAKKWLGAISIVLFALVGNTQLAMAKTSPNLVITVADVKNMRAAIKDEGQFKRTFLASKASVDEQIAQKITVPQPKDGGGGYTHERHKKNYKLMYDAGIIFQLTQDEKYANYVRDMLLVYADLYPTLPLHPKRKMGKQSPGKLFWQSLNEAMWLVYTSQAYDLILPALNADEKTKIETGLFRPIAKFLSVESPQTFNKVHNHGTWATAAVGMTGYVLGEQEWVEQALYDLDKSGKGGFLKQLDELFSPQGYYNEGPYYQRYALMPFVTFAKVIQANQPERKIFEYRDGILLKAIDTTIQLSYNKLFFPINDAIKSKGIDTIELVNGVAIAYGLTGDAGLLDIAKQQNEIILTGEGLKVAQALDKQLEKPYQFKSVAFGDGNDGKQGALVIMRQNVAGEQAVLFKPTGQGLGHGHFDKLTWQFYDKGAEIVSDYGAARFLNVEAKFGGRYLPENQTWAKQTVAHNTVVVDEKSHFNADVKMGNANHPELLFFEKNDHVIMSSATINSAYKGVALKRTMALIKLPLKLKSGLEQSLVVDVFDIKSKEAHQYDLPVHYKGHLISTDFDLDTQLTSLPVLGKENGYQHLWLKAQAQPEAGLSQITWLNDNGRFYTSSAVMDGDSSLIFTQIGANDPLFNLRNENAFINRKSEAKNHTFVSVLEPHGEYNPSKEFTISAVSSIEKLTHKKVNNIDVIEISIVGNQHYLLAFNSADKIKAKQLNSFSHNGENYKFNSRFKLFTINSSH from the coding sequence ATGAAACTATTAAATCAAACCTCATTCACTCTCCCATTTACAGCAAAAAAATGGCTAGGAGCTATCAGCATCGTTTTGTTTGCGTTAGTGGGTAACACACAATTGGCGATGGCAAAAACTAGTCCTAATCTAGTGATAACCGTTGCAGATGTTAAAAACATGCGCGCGGCTATAAAAGATGAAGGGCAATTTAAACGTACTTTTCTTGCCAGTAAAGCCTCTGTAGATGAACAAATAGCGCAAAAAATTACCGTACCACAGCCAAAAGATGGCGGTGGTGGTTATACGCATGAACGTCATAAGAAAAATTACAAGTTAATGTACGATGCCGGTATTATTTTTCAACTAACTCAAGATGAAAAATATGCTAACTATGTGCGTGATATGCTGCTGGTTTATGCCGACCTCTACCCTACTTTACCGCTTCACCCGAAAAGAAAAATGGGCAAACAAAGTCCTGGTAAATTATTTTGGCAAAGCCTAAACGAAGCAATGTGGTTAGTTTATACCAGTCAGGCTTACGACTTAATTTTACCTGCATTAAATGCCGACGAAAAAACTAAAATTGAAACAGGTTTATTTCGCCCTATTGCTAAATTTTTGTCTGTAGAGTCACCTCAAACTTTTAACAAAGTACATAATCATGGCACATGGGCAACCGCTGCTGTTGGTATGACAGGCTATGTATTAGGTGAGCAAGAATGGGTAGAACAAGCGCTTTATGATCTTGATAAATCAGGAAAGGGTGGCTTTTTAAAACAGTTAGATGAGTTATTTTCTCCGCAAGGCTATTACAACGAAGGTCCCTATTATCAACGTTATGCGTTAATGCCATTCGTTACTTTTGCCAAAGTCATTCAAGCAAACCAGCCTGAACGTAAAATTTTTGAATACCGTGACGGTATTCTATTAAAAGCCATTGATACCACCATTCAGTTAAGCTACAACAAGCTATTCTTCCCAATTAATGACGCAATTAAAAGCAAAGGCATAGACACAATTGAATTAGTCAACGGTGTAGCTATTGCCTATGGCTTAACAGGTGATGCAGGCCTGCTCGATATTGCTAAACAGCAAAATGAAATTATATTAACCGGTGAAGGCTTAAAAGTAGCACAAGCATTAGACAAGCAGCTTGAAAAACCTTATCAGTTTAAATCTGTCGCGTTTGGTGATGGTAACGACGGAAAACAAGGTGCATTGGTGATCATGCGCCAAAACGTTGCCGGCGAGCAAGCGGTTTTATTCAAACCTACAGGACAAGGCTTAGGTCATGGCCATTTCGATAAACTTACGTGGCAGTTTTACGATAAAGGCGCTGAAATAGTGTCAGATTATGGCGCCGCAAGATTTTTAAATGTCGAAGCAAAGTTTGGTGGTCGATACTTACCTGAAAATCAAACCTGGGCAAAGCAAACCGTTGCTCACAATACCGTAGTGGTTGACGAAAAGTCACACTTTAATGCCGATGTTAAAATGGGTAATGCTAATCACCCTGAATTATTATTTTTTGAAAAAAATGATCACGTCATTATGAGTTCAGCAACCATTAATAGTGCATACAAAGGCGTTGCTTTAAAGCGTACTATGGCGTTAATTAAACTACCGCTAAAACTTAAATCAGGATTAGAGCAATCATTAGTTGTGGATGTATTTGATATAAAGTCAAAAGAAGCGCATCAATATGATTTACCGGTTCATTATAAAGGTCACTTAATTAGCACTGACTTTGATTTAGACACACAGCTAACGAGCTTGCCTGTTCTAGGTAAAGAGAATGGTTATCAGCATTTATGGTTAAAAGCACAAGCACAACCTGAAGCAGGTTTATCTCAAATTACTTGGTTAAACGATAATGGCAGGTTCTATACTAGCTCAGCCGTTATGGATGGTGATTCATCTTTAATTTTCACTCAAATTGGTGCGAACGATCCGCTATTTAACTTACGTAATGAAAATGCTTTTATTAACCGAAAATCCGAGGCTAAAAATCATACTTTTGTCAGCGTGTTAGAGCCTCATGGTGAATATAACCCATCCAAAGAATTTACTATTTCTGCGGTTAGTTCAATTGAAAAACTGACACATAAAAAAGTCAATAATATTGATGTAATTGAAATTAGCATTGTCGGTAACCAACACTATTTGTTGGCGTTTAACTCAGCTGATAAAATTAAAGCAAAGCAATTAAACAGCTTTTCACATAACGGTGAAAATTATAAATTTAATAGTCGCTTTAAACTGTTCACAATAAACAGCTCACATTAA
- the mutS gene encoding DNA mismatch repair protein MutS, with amino-acid sequence MNESELSKHTPMMRQYLTIKAEFPNILIFYRMGDFYELFFDDAKKASDLIDISLTARGKTGGNAIPMAGVPYHAVDGYLAKLVKLGESVAICEQIGDPATSKGPVERKVVRVVTPGTVSDEALLSDRQDNLIVAIHQTSQGFGLAYLDMTSGRFVLVEPRTEEQVQAELQRLSPAELLYPESLAANSVIAGRKGLRRRPDWEFDLETSKTLLNKQFGTQSLSGFGVEDKPLGIAAAGCLFQYVKDSQRIALPHIRSIIGESASSAVILDAATRRNLELTQNLQGGNENTLAAILDKAATPMGSRLLKRWLHFPLRELEVLNNRQSAIEDILQQDLSFELNTNLKQFGDIERIVARIALRSARPRDFARLRNALIHLPELQTLTTSCSQIHLAALIKQCQPIPTIQALLESAIVENPPVLIRDGGVIAAGYNAELDVLRDLSDGATEFLAQLEAREKERTGIQSLKVGYNKVHGFYIEMSRSSAIDVPDDYIRRQTLKNNERFITNELKQHEEKVLSAQSKFLALEKRLYDALFDQILPELEKLQLLAQSLSEIDVLNTFAERAETLNYVKPILQADSGINIEAGRHAVVEQMTTEPFIANPVILNNRREMLIITGPNMGGKSTYMRQTALIVLLAHIGCYVPASAATIGMVDRIFTRIGASDDLASGRSTFMVEMTETANILHNATNKSLVLLDEIGRGTSTYDGLSLAWACAEMLAIKTKAFTLFASHYFELTLLADQIETLANVHLDAVEHGDSIVFMHSVQEGAASKSFGLQVAQLAGVPRSVIQRAKQRLAELESMQAPSIMTNEPKAFEQLSLMDNKHPVVEELSEIDVNDLSPKMALDLLYKLKGLL; translated from the coding sequence ATGAATGAATCAGAACTTTCTAAACACACCCCTATGATGCGTCAGTACCTGACAATTAAAGCCGAATTCCCTAATATTTTAATTTTTTATCGTATGGGCGATTTTTATGAGCTGTTTTTTGACGATGCTAAAAAAGCATCTGATTTAATCGATATTTCATTAACTGCGCGAGGAAAAACCGGTGGCAATGCTATTCCAATGGCTGGTGTCCCCTATCATGCGGTTGACGGTTATTTAGCTAAATTAGTCAAGCTAGGTGAGTCTGTCGCTATTTGTGAGCAAATAGGTGATCCCGCGACAAGTAAAGGTCCAGTCGAACGTAAAGTTGTACGTGTTGTAACCCCTGGTACGGTTAGTGATGAAGCCCTGTTAAGCGATCGACAAGACAATTTAATTGTGGCAATTCATCAAACATCACAGGGTTTTGGTCTCGCTTATTTAGACATGACTAGTGGACGATTTGTATTAGTAGAGCCAAGAACTGAAGAGCAAGTGCAAGCAGAACTTCAGCGATTATCGCCAGCTGAATTACTCTATCCAGAATCTTTAGCTGCCAACAGTGTCATTGCTGGTCGCAAAGGTTTACGACGACGCCCTGATTGGGAGTTTGATTTAGAAACCAGTAAAACCCTGCTAAATAAACAATTTGGTACTCAGTCACTGTCAGGTTTTGGTGTTGAAGATAAACCTTTAGGTATTGCGGCAGCAGGCTGCTTATTTCAGTATGTAAAAGATAGCCAGCGTATTGCATTGCCACATATTAGATCAATTATTGGTGAAAGCGCCTCAAGTGCCGTTATCCTCGACGCTGCGACTCGTCGCAATTTAGAATTAACGCAAAACTTACAAGGTGGCAACGAAAACACCTTAGCTGCAATTCTTGATAAAGCAGCTACACCTATGGGTTCAAGGTTACTAAAGCGATGGTTGCATTTTCCTCTACGCGAACTTGAAGTTTTGAATAATCGCCAGAGTGCAATTGAAGATATATTACAGCAAGACTTATCGTTTGAGCTCAACACTAACTTAAAACAATTTGGTGATATTGAACGCATCGTGGCACGTATCGCTTTGCGCTCTGCTCGCCCTCGTGATTTTGCACGTTTGCGTAATGCATTAATACATTTGCCTGAACTACAGACACTTACTACAAGCTGCTCACAAATACACTTAGCTGCATTGATTAAGCAATGTCAGCCTATTCCTACAATACAAGCATTATTAGAAAGTGCCATTGTAGAAAATCCGCCTGTACTTATTCGTGACGGCGGCGTTATCGCTGCTGGCTATAATGCCGAATTAGACGTATTGCGAGACTTAAGCGATGGGGCAACAGAATTTTTAGCACAACTAGAAGCACGTGAAAAAGAGCGTACGGGTATTCAATCATTAAAAGTTGGCTACAATAAAGTACATGGTTTTTATATCGAAATGAGTCGCAGTTCAGCAATTGATGTACCCGATGATTATATTCGACGACAAACGTTAAAGAATAACGAACGCTTTATTACTAACGAATTAAAACAGCATGAAGAGAAAGTGCTCTCAGCGCAAAGTAAGTTTCTGGCGCTTGAAAAACGCCTATATGATGCCTTATTTGATCAAATACTGCCTGAGTTAGAGAAACTGCAACTGCTAGCGCAATCGCTGTCTGAGATTGATGTATTAAATACTTTTGCCGAACGTGCAGAAACTTTAAATTATGTAAAACCAATATTACAAGCAGATAGCGGTATTAATATAGAGGCAGGTCGACATGCGGTTGTTGAACAAATGACCACAGAACCTTTTATCGCCAACCCAGTGATATTAAATAACCGTCGTGAGATGTTGATTATTACAGGTCCTAACATGGGCGGTAAATCGACTTATATGCGCCAAACTGCATTAATCGTTCTACTGGCACACATAGGTTGTTATGTACCGGCTAGTGCTGCAACTATAGGTATGGTTGATAGAATTTTCACCCGTATCGGTGCTTCTGATGACTTAGCCAGCGGTCGCTCTACCTTCATGGTAGAGATGACTGAAACAGCCAATATTTTACATAATGCCACCAATAAAAGTTTAGTCTTATTAGATGAAATTGGCCGAGGAACCAGCACCTATGACGGTTTATCACTCGCTTGGGCTTGTGCTGAAATGCTGGCGATCAAAACTAAGGCCTTTACGCTTTTTGCTAGCCACTATTTTGAATTGACTTTACTTGCCGATCAAATTGAGACACTCGCAAATGTTCATCTAGATGCTGTTGAACATGGGGACAGTATTGTTTTCATGCACTCAGTACAAGAAGGCGCTGCAAGCAAAAGCTTTGGCTTACAAGTTGCTCAACTTGCTGGCGTTCCAAGAAGTGTTATTCAACGAGCAAAACAACGCTTAGCTGAGCTTGAAAGCATGCAAGCTCCTTCTATTATGACTAACGAACCCAAAGCATTTGAACAGTTATCTTTAATGGATAATAAACACCCTGTAGTCGAAGAGTTGAGTGAAATAGATGTTAACGATTTAAGCCCTAAAATGGCCTTAGATTTACTGTATAAGTTAAAAGGCTTACTGTAA
- the rpoS gene encoding RNA polymerase sigma factor RpoS, with translation MGIKKEIACSDVAVKEKPTNTKVDMPEEAPSSLDATQIYLSEIGFSPLLTAEEEVYFSRLALKGDERSRKRMIESNLRLVVKIARRYNNRGLPLLDLIEEGNLGLIRAVEKFDPERGFRFSTYATWWIRQTIERAIMNQTRTIRLPIHVVKELNIYLRTARELVQKLDHEPTAEDIALALDVPVESVSKMLRLNERIASVDSPFGGEGEKVLLDVIPDEKGGGPETKLQSHDIKHSIVDWLNELNSKQREVLARRFGLLGYEPATLEDVGVEIGLTRERVRQIQVEALKRLRDILSQQNLSIEALFQV, from the coding sequence ATGGGTATAAAAAAAGAAATAGCATGTTCTGATGTTGCGGTTAAGGAAAAGCCAACAAATACAAAGGTAGATATGCCCGAAGAAGCACCTTCCAGTCTAGATGCAACGCAAATATATTTAAGTGAAATCGGATTTTCCCCCCTATTAACCGCCGAAGAAGAAGTCTACTTTTCTCGCCTTGCTCTAAAAGGTGACGAACGCTCACGTAAACGTATGATAGAAAGTAATCTCCGTTTAGTTGTAAAAATAGCACGCCGTTATAATAATCGTGGCTTACCGCTGTTAGATCTTATTGAAGAAGGTAACTTAGGCCTGATTCGCGCGGTTGAAAAATTTGATCCTGAACGTGGTTTTAGATTCTCCACTTATGCTACTTGGTGGATTCGTCAAACCATTGAACGCGCTATTATGAATCAAACTCGTACTATCCGTTTACCTATTCATGTGGTTAAAGAACTTAATATTTATTTACGCACAGCCCGTGAATTAGTGCAAAAACTTGATCATGAACCCACCGCAGAAGATATCGCCTTAGCGCTTGACGTTCCAGTAGAGAGTGTCAGTAAAATGCTACGTCTGAATGAACGTATTGCTTCAGTAGATTCACCCTTTGGTGGTGAAGGTGAAAAAGTTCTGCTTGATGTTATTCCTGATGAAAAAGGTGGCGGTCCAGAAACAAAATTACAAAGTCACGACATTAAACATAGCATTGTTGATTGGCTAAATGAGCTTAACTCTAAACAGCGTGAAGTGTTGGCAAGACGTTTTGGTTTGTTAGGCTATGAACCTGCAACCTTAGAAGATGTTGGTGTTGAAATAGGTTTAACACGTGAACGTGTTCGCCAAATTCAAGTCGAGGCACTTAAACGTTTGCGGGATATATTAAGTCAACAAAACTTATCTATTGAAGCCTTATTTCAAGTATAA
- a CDS encoding peptidoglycan DD-metalloendopeptidase family protein has protein sequence MTKWMQGHFFNANNILVLLLMFAINGCSTRSKPAPVVDVQGSLPLSQRLKNSVSGSEYIVKKGETLYSIAWRADVDVRTLASINNIKAPYNIYPQQKLFLTKTSSKPSVSTTKTKSYKSTKQKVITKPIAQKKKQEYGGNVVERKTSNNAQQPNTAFSQKIRTWQWPAKGKVIRKFSSAKQGNKGIDIAGRRGDSVKATADGKVVYAGGALQGYGQLVIVKHNEDYLSAYAHNDRILVKEQQVVKAGQVIAKMGDTDAERVMLHFEVRFRGKSVNPMKYLPK, from the coding sequence ATGACGAAATGGATGCAGGGTCACTTCTTTAACGCTAATAATATTTTGGTGTTATTGCTGATGTTCGCTATTAATGGCTGTTCAACTCGAAGTAAACCTGCACCTGTTGTTGACGTTCAAGGATCCCTTCCGCTAAGTCAACGGTTAAAAAACAGCGTTAGTGGTAGTGAATATATAGTCAAAAAAGGCGAAACTTTATATTCAATTGCTTGGCGCGCTGATGTTGATGTGCGCACCTTGGCCAGCATTAATAATATTAAAGCGCCATACAATATATATCCGCAACAAAAATTATTTTTAACTAAAACTTCGAGCAAACCAAGTGTTAGTACTACTAAGACTAAAAGCTATAAATCAACAAAACAAAAAGTTATAACAAAACCTATTGCACAGAAGAAAAAGCAGGAGTATGGTGGAAATGTAGTTGAGCGAAAAACAAGCAACAATGCTCAACAACCAAACACTGCATTTTCTCAAAAAATAAGAACATGGCAGTGGCCTGCAAAAGGAAAGGTTATTCGTAAGTTTTCCTCAGCAAAACAAGGTAATAAAGGAATCGACATTGCGGGGCGACGCGGTGATTCGGTAAAAGCAACTGCAGACGGTAAAGTAGTTTATGCCGGCGGTGCGTTACAGGGGTACGGTCAGTTAGTCATCGTTAAACATAACGAAGATTATCTTAGCGCTTATGCCCATAACGATCGTATTCTAGTGAAAGAGCAGCAAGTTGTAAAAGCCGGTCAAGTGATTGCCAAAATGGGAGATACTGACGCTGAAAGAGTTATGCTTCATTTTGAAGTTCGCTTTCGCGGAAAATCAGTTAATCCAATGAAGTATTTGCCGAAATAA
- a CDS encoding YqaA family protein, which yields MKIFSALYEWTLKWAEHKFAPRILAVLTFAESVFFPIPPDVLLAPMVMAQREKAWRFATITTIASVLGGIVGYGLGYLMFDPWIQPLITEFGYQARFDKAMLWFSEWGVWVVFIAGFSPIPYKLFTVSAGFLNMAFLPFLIASAVGRGMRFFMVAGIIRWGGAAMEKKLKQWVDVLGWLVVIAIVVAYIATR from the coding sequence GTGAAAATATTTTCTGCATTATATGAATGGACACTTAAATGGGCAGAGCATAAATTTGCCCCTAGAATTTTAGCAGTATTAACTTTTGCAGAGTCGGTGTTTTTTCCGATTCCTCCTGATGTCCTACTAGCGCCTATGGTGATGGCGCAACGCGAAAAAGCATGGCGTTTCGCTACTATCACTACCATTGCTTCAGTGTTAGGCGGTATTGTCGGATATGGTTTAGGCTATTTAATGTTTGACCCTTGGATACAGCCATTGATCACTGAATTTGGCTACCAAGCCAGATTCGATAAAGCCATGTTATGGTTCAGTGAATGGGGTGTTTGGGTGGTATTTATTGCTGGTTTTTCTCCAATACCTTATAAGCTATTTACCGTAAGTGCTGGCTTTTTAAATATGGCATTTTTGCCATTTTTAATTGCATCTGCCGTTGGTCGTGGCATGCGTTTTTTTATGGTTGCCGGTATTATTCGTTGGGGCGGAGCGGCGATGGAGAAAAAGCTTAAGCAGTGGGTTGACGTTTTAGGTTGGCTTGTTGTTATTGCCATTGTTGTTGCCTATATTGCGACACGCTAA
- a CDS encoding protein-L-isoaspartate(D-aspartate) O-methyltransferase yields MRQSNINARVGSNISGKSSRSGELLAQKLLVEGIKNQQVLRAIASSPRHIFVPEILAHKAYDNTALPIGQGQTISQPYIVAKMSELLLADGVPDSILEIGTGSGYQTSILAQLTSKVFTVERIKSLQWQAKRRLRTMDLHNVSMKHGDGWQGWQSKAPFQAIIVTAAPTEVPPALLEQLADGGRLIIPVGEQSQVLKLITRHGDEFKEQQIEAVRFVPLVPGALG; encoded by the coding sequence ATGAGACAAAGTAATATCAATGCCAGAGTGGGCAGTAATATCAGTGGAAAGTCGAGTCGTAGTGGAGAATTACTGGCACAAAAATTACTGGTTGAAGGCATTAAAAATCAACAAGTATTAAGGGCTATTGCAAGCTCTCCTCGACATATATTTGTGCCCGAAATTTTAGCACATAAAGCTTATGACAATACGGCATTGCCTATTGGCCAAGGGCAAACCATATCACAACCTTATATCGTAGCAAAAATGTCAGAATTATTGCTAGCTGATGGTGTACCAGATAGTATCCTCGAAATAGGGACCGGCTCAGGTTACCAAACCTCTATTTTGGCGCAGTTAACATCTAAAGTGTTTACAGTTGAGCGTATTAAGTCATTACAGTGGCAAGCTAAGCGCAGATTGCGCACAATGGACCTGCACAATGTTTCGATGAAACATGGCGACGGTTGGCAAGGTTGGCAAAGCAAAGCGCCATTCCAAGCAATTATCGTCACTGCTGCTCCAACTGAAGTACCGCCAGCCTTGTTGGAACAACTTGCCGATGGTGGTCGTTTAATCATTCCCGTTGGCGAGCAAAGCCAAGTTTTGAAATTAATTACACGTCATGGTGATGAATTTAAAGAACAGCAAATTGAAGCTGTTCGTTTTGTTCCTCTTGTACCTGGCGCTTTAGGATAG
- the surE gene encoding 5'/3'-nucleotidase SurE, whose amino-acid sequence MRILLSNDDGVHADGIKVLFDELAKFFDVTVVAPDRNCSGASNSLTLLNPLRAHTLENGFISVNGTPTDAVHLGAAQLMKPQPDLVVAGINHGANLGDDTIYSGTVAAATEGRHLGMPAIAVSLVSSEPKHFQTAAVVTAKFIERLKLHPLPSDQIININVPDVPLEQLKGIQVTRLGNRHKAETMKKVKDPWQRDIYWYGPLGQELDAGVGTDFHAIANGYASITPLTIDMTAYKSLAKMTEWINELSI is encoded by the coding sequence ATGAGAATATTACTGAGTAATGACGACGGTGTTCATGCAGATGGCATTAAAGTCCTCTTTGATGAATTAGCAAAATTTTTTGATGTCACCGTAGTTGCACCTGATAGAAATTGTAGTGGTGCAAGTAACTCCTTAACATTGCTGAACCCATTACGTGCTCATACTTTAGAAAATGGCTTTATTTCGGTTAATGGTACACCTACTGATGCTGTTCACTTAGGCGCAGCACAATTAATGAAGCCACAACCTGACTTAGTTGTAGCGGGTATTAATCATGGTGCTAATTTAGGTGATGACACTATATATTCTGGTACGGTAGCAGCCGCAACAGAAGGGCGTCACTTAGGTATGCCAGCGATAGCGGTTTCATTAGTCTCTTCAGAGCCTAAGCACTTTCAAACAGCGGCGGTTGTTACGGCCAAATTTATTGAGCGTTTAAAGCTGCATCCGCTGCCTAGCGATCAAATTATTAATATTAATGTACCTGATGTGCCACTTGAACAACTCAAAGGCATTCAAGTAACACGCTTAGGTAACCGCCATAAAGCGGAAACAATGAAAAAGGTGAAAGATCCTTGGCAACGTGATATTTATTGGTACGGTCCATTAGGACAAGAGCTTGACGCTGGTGTAGGCACTGATTTTCATGCGATAGCCAATGGCTATGCTTCGATTACTCCCTTAACGATCGATATGACCGCTTATAAGAGCTTGGCAAAAATGACAGAATGGATTAATGAACTTTCAATATGA